A segment of the Hemicordylus capensis ecotype Gifberg chromosome 6, rHemCap1.1.pri, whole genome shotgun sequence genome:
ATTCCTATGGGTCACCCCTCTCTCTTAAAGGGGACAGCAATTATTTGTATTATGTCTTTGTCTGCAGCCTGAGGGGCGGGGAGAGGACGAGAACCATCAGGACCAGTGGCCAGAGAGaccaagggggcaggggagaagccgCTTAGGGGGCAGCATCAGGCCTTGGGGCAGACTAAACCCTGCTTGTGTGTTCAGCAGGATGAGCAAAGgcttgtggggagcagggagaggccGGTTGGTGGCCTCAGGGACCAGCCAAAGCTCTGCCCTTGGATGACACACTCATCACTGGGTCACTTTCTGTTGCCCCTCAAAGTTGGGGGGTAAGTGGCTAATGTGGTTCATGGTCTCCATCAGCTCCTGGAGGTCAGGCTGGATCTGAGGAGGAGAAAACAGCAGCACCCATTGTCACCTGATGCTCCTCCCACATCCCTTCAGGTGCAATATCTGATGTCTCAGCAGACTAGTGGACAAAAGTCACATCCCATCTAAGCTTCAGCAAtgcctttaaaacacacacaccgcCTGGTTTAATTACATTCATGCAAACCTGTATCGTTTCAAATTTGGTTTTGAGCTCATTCCCCCTCTTACACAATACTGCTTTTCCTTGCAAGGAATGAGCTGTGGGGAAACCCCTGCTGCCCATCAAACCCAGCACAATCATTTGCATCATTGTACTGGGGCTTGAGCGGTGGGGGCGACGCATCATCCACTGATCCATCTCAGAGAGCCTTTACCCCAGTTGGCTGCAGTCCTAGTTATCCGCAGGACTCTACAGCGGGCGCTAGTCTGTGCTGTTCCAGGCCTGAGATGCCCCCAGTCCCCGCAGCTGCTGTGCCCTGGCCCCTGCCGCGAGGAGTCACACGGCTGGGCTCTCAGGCTCCTCATGTGGTCTTCTGACTGCAGCGTCTTCGGTAACGGTTTCTCAATTCCCATCCAGCCTTGCCTCGCTGACAATGGAGCTCCTAAGCCTGCATTCCAGTATGGCATCACAGGCCTGGCTGCACTCAGGCTCCCCCCAACAGTGCATGCCGCAGCAAAGAGACTCGGCCACTCACCTCATCCCTCGCCCGGATTTCCAAGCGCAGTTTGTCCATCACTGTGATAAAGAGCTGGAAGGGAGAAGAGACCCCTCCGTTCAGACAAGGCAAAACAGATGCGTACTGGGGAGGGGCAGGCGAGGGGGCCCAGGGCAGACCACCCCTCCTCTGCGCCCCCAACCCTACCGACACAATGTCTGCAATGCAGCGGTTCAGGTTGCCCTTGTCATTCTTGATGGTGATGGGCCGGTCTTCCTTGATTCTCTCCATGGCCAGCGGGCAATCCAGCTAGGGGGCAATGAACTGGCACTCAAACACAAATAGATGAATGGCACCTTTTTATGGGGACCTCCTGAGCACATTCCCCGGGTGAGCCATGTTCTAACCCCCACAGGCCCCCTCCCACTTCATCCGCATTCCAGGATGGAGGAAAGAGCCCCCTCCCCGTCCCACAGCACAGAGGTCCTCAGCCACTTGCACCCAGCCAGAGATGAGAACTTGGGTGGCTCATCACCCCCACTGGGACTGAAGACCACACTGACTGGGCCCCCACACTCTCCAAGTAAACTGCCCTCCATGTCCTCAGCACTGCTCACCCGAAACTTGCGGCAGAAGTCGTCAATGGAGTTGATCTCCAAGCCCTGCACCTGTTTGAATGCAGCTTTGTTCTGGACAAGGAGACGGGAGCAGGCCGCCGTGTACCTGAGGAGCCAGGCGCCAGGTGAGAGGGGCCTGGAGGGCGGGGTGGAAACACCACCAGGCCCAACCCCGCCTCAGAAGGTGCCGGCCTCTTCCCCTCGCAGGGCCCATCTCCACACCTCTCCCCAGGGGCCCTGCTGGCTGCTGGGTATTCTTACGAGGCTGCAAGTGCCCCAACAGCTGAGATCGGGGTGTCAGAAGCAGGCAACGCAGAGGAACCCGGCCCTCAAAGGCAAGATCCGCCCTTCAGAGGCCTCAGGAAGGCCCCCAGGCAGGGgaggaaggcaacagccctctccTGCGTCCCTCCCAACTATCCAGTCCTCTGATCCAACAGAACGCTGCCCCAACACCAGCACCCGGCTCTGTGTGGCTGGTTTCCTCCAccaccccctcctttccccaggcATTTTGAGGGAGCAAAGCCTGGACTGGGGGAGGACAGCCACTCGCCCATTGGGGGTGACACAGTCCTTGATGTAAGCTTTCTCCAACGCTTGCATTGTCTTCACCACAGCAAAGAGCTTGGCCATGTTGTCATACCTGGAAGCAAATGGAGCAAACTCTGTTCGGAAGGCCCCCTCGCACCCAAACAAGTGGCCACCCAAGAAAAGAGGTTCTGATGGGGAACGAGAACCCTCCTGCAGGGCCAGGTGTGCTCACCTGTGGGATGCCTCACAGACATGGACTCTGGAACTTGGTGCAGGATTGGGCGTCTGAGGAATCACCCCTTTCCCTTTTAGGGGCCAAGTGTCTGGTCCTCATGATACAAGAAAGAGAAGGGCTGAGGAAGGACTGACTGAGCCAAAGGCATTATGACCACCTTAGTGCCTAGCACAGTTCCTCAGCCATCCCTTATTGCCACCATTGCTTAGCAATCGTGGGAGAAGGGGACGggctcatgtgtggattggtcacTGGTTggcagacaggaaacagagggtcggaatcaatggacagttctctaaatggccGTGAGTTCCCCaagtgatctgtactgggactggtgctttttagtttattcataaatgatctatgaattggggtaagcagtgaggtggccaaattggcagatgataccaaactatcaggagagctggtcttgtggtagcaagcatgacttgtccccttaactaagcagggtctgccctggttgcatatgaatgggagacttgatgtgtgagcactgtaaaatatttccctcaggggatggagctgctctgggaagagcagaaggttccaattccctccctggcagcatctccaagataggtctgagagagtgCAAGTCTTTATAAATATGTGGCATCACATATTTGATGTCATAGTTATGGTTTTTAGGTCTTTAATATTTCCTCATAGTGCCTTTTGACAAGCAAAACTTACTGGGGACACAATACTAGCTAGTCTTGAAATTATCTTGGCTCTTTAAAAATGTAGTCTGTAATCATCATAGATATTGCTTTAAGTTAATTGGACCTCCTAACAAGGATTTTAAAAAGGACTAGGAAATGACTGATGAGTATGGAATGGGTGTGGATGGAAATGGGTATTAAATGGGTAAGGAATGGGTATGGATGGAAATGGGTATTAAAAAGTAATTCTTGCACTTCTAAATTCTTGATTTGTGGTACTTTTCATAGGCTGCAGTAAATGAAAAAATCTTGCAGCTGCTGTACAATGCCTTTATAAATTCTAGACTAATATTAATAGGAATATTTATGCCACAACACAGAATCATTTCTAAGAAA
Coding sequences within it:
- the LOC128331357 gene encoding vacuolar protein sorting-associated protein 28 homolog, which produces MPTQNVKQTSGLDYKCQLDLGLAHCQPEIIYVSPIVMAYSVVACVVPESLILFKRTCFLYDNMAKLFAVVKTMQALEKAYIKDCVTPNGYTAACSRLLVQNKAAFKQVQGLEINSIDDFCRKFRLDCPLAMERIKEDRPITIKNDKGNLNRCIADIVSLFITVMDKLRLEIRARDEIQPDLQELMETMNHISHLPPNFEGQQKVTQ